A portion of the Bifidobacterium lemurum genome contains these proteins:
- a CDS encoding pyridoxal phosphate-dependent aminotransferase, whose product MVHKSATLAINEALERRLKAGEKVLHLGFGEAGLPVPDFILDVLREAAPANHYAPVTGEMAAREAAAGWFTRRGYPTDYSQILLGPGSKPLLFAAIMALDGALIIPQPAWVSYAAQAELLGVDTIKVPIGDECGGVPDPRLLSEAIAQANHDGVKIGGILLTLPDNPTGTVASQQDVDAVVEIARVNNLTIISDEIYADLVYSGEAPSPLKTYPEKTLVTSGLSKNMSLGGWRIGYIRFPRNDWGDTMRDTLIGIASETWSAMASPMQDVAAYALSEPPEIQEFVTKSKRLHEIISTAIWQEFVNAGAICRKPTAAFYIYPDFDPLRDILAAKGIDTSEKLAHELLTKHGIGTLQGSAFGDVPEALRLRVATSLVYGRTNEQRWTAYDSEDPLELPWIQESLEFLRDGLAALRR is encoded by the coding sequence ATGGTACATAAATCAGCCACCCTGGCCATCAACGAAGCTCTCGAACGCCGTCTCAAAGCCGGCGAAAAGGTACTGCATCTCGGGTTTGGCGAGGCCGGGCTACCCGTCCCCGATTTCATCCTCGATGTGTTACGTGAAGCCGCCCCCGCGAATCACTACGCACCGGTCACCGGCGAGATGGCCGCACGGGAAGCCGCAGCCGGATGGTTCACCCGACGAGGATATCCCACCGACTATTCGCAAATCCTGCTGGGCCCCGGATCCAAGCCACTGCTTTTCGCCGCAATTATGGCATTGGACGGCGCCCTGATCATTCCACAACCTGCATGGGTGAGTTATGCAGCGCAAGCCGAATTGCTCGGCGTGGACACCATCAAGGTGCCAATCGGCGACGAGTGCGGCGGAGTACCGGATCCTAGACTATTATCCGAGGCCATAGCACAGGCCAATCATGATGGAGTCAAAATCGGAGGCATCCTACTGACGCTACCGGATAACCCCACCGGTACGGTCGCCTCGCAACAAGACGTGGATGCCGTCGTGGAGATTGCCCGAGTCAACAATCTGACCATCATCTCCGATGAGATATACGCCGATCTGGTTTACTCCGGCGAAGCGCCCAGCCCGCTGAAAACCTATCCGGAAAAGACGCTGGTCACGTCGGGCCTGAGCAAGAACATGTCGCTCGGTGGCTGGCGCATCGGATACATCCGATTCCCACGTAACGACTGGGGCGACACCATGCGTGACACTCTTATCGGCATCGCCTCGGAAACCTGGTCCGCCATGGCTTCCCCGATGCAGGATGTCGCCGCTTACGCCTTGTCCGAACCTCCGGAGATCCAGGAATTCGTAACCAAATCCAAACGGTTACACGAAATTATCTCCACCGCCATCTGGCAAGAGTTCGTCAACGCCGGAGCCATCTGCCGCAAGCCAACAGCCGCATTCTACATCTATCCGGATTTCGACCCCTTGCGTGACATCCTCGCCGCAAAAGGCATCGATACCAGCGAAAAACTCGCACACGAGCTCCTCACCAAGCATGGCATCGGCACGTTGCAGGGATCCGCATTCGGCGACGTTCCCGAAGCGCTGCGCTTGCGCGTGGCTACATCATTGGTCTACGGACGCACGAACGAGCAACGTTGGACGGCCTATGATTCCGAAGACCCCTTGGAGCTGCCATGGATCCAAGAATCCTTGGAGTTCCTGCGCGACGGATTGGCGGCGTTACGTCGGTGA
- a CDS encoding MurR/RpiR family transcriptional regulator, which translates to MTTTQPPHTYEELCEVLRANLADYAPGQKRIATLLLDDASSIAVRSLSENAKAAGVHSSSVVRFAKALGFDGYPALARMCRKYLSEQARLIDRFDQATSQSTMSDRDETASPINAAGDPQSSRHHERNVVLSLSSINPNVWNNAVDAIANAHDLYIVGLQKCFAPAYLCAYLLQMARGRIHLLSETTGNVLSEIRDISPGDTLIAMSIRQYTAMTVRVVEQASANGGTIVAITDEPSSPLAIKADHTFIAQCESPYVFRSLSGITAIVESLAGEVSLRLGTTAREQLQKDDELFSRFGIYWTE; encoded by the coding sequence ATGACCACTACACAGCCCCCTCATACGTACGAGGAATTATGCGAAGTCCTGCGCGCCAACCTCGCCGACTACGCGCCTGGGCAGAAACGCATCGCCACTTTGCTATTAGACGATGCCTCCAGCATCGCAGTACGATCGTTAAGCGAAAACGCCAAAGCGGCAGGCGTGCACAGTTCCTCAGTGGTGAGGTTCGCCAAAGCGTTGGGCTTCGATGGATACCCGGCGCTGGCCCGCATGTGCCGAAAATACTTGTCCGAACAGGCGCGACTTATCGACCGTTTCGATCAGGCAACATCACAGAGCACCATGTCCGACCGCGACGAAACCGCGTCCCCCATCAATGCGGCAGGGGACCCGCAATCATCGCGCCACCACGAGCGCAATGTCGTTCTTAGCCTGTCTTCCATCAATCCCAATGTGTGGAACAACGCGGTAGACGCCATCGCGAACGCCCACGATCTGTACATCGTCGGCTTGCAAAAATGCTTCGCTCCCGCGTATCTGTGCGCATATCTCCTGCAAATGGCACGCGGACGCATTCACCTGCTATCGGAAACAACGGGCAATGTGCTCAGCGAAATCCGCGATATCAGCCCAGGCGACACACTCATCGCCATGTCTATCCGACAATACACGGCGATGACCGTGCGCGTTGTCGAACAGGCTTCGGCCAATGGCGGAACAATCGTCGCAATCACCGACGAGCCATCGTCGCCATTGGCGATCAAGGCCGATCACACATTCATCGCGCAATGCGAAAGCCCATACGTGTTCCGATCGCTGAGCGGAATCACCGCCATTGTCGAATCATTGGCAGGCGAGGTCTCCCTGCGATTGGGAACGACGGCTCGTGAACAATTGCAAAAAGACGACGAACTTTTCTCACGGTTCGGTATTTACTGGACCGAATAA
- a CDS encoding GtrA family protein, whose amino-acid sequence MTETTADNKQLGPIRQWIKNHPTIWEFILFNVLSNVSTISRFVVTWIGTAIFVTGMGLTTPFYFLIFNYPESGNGLGGFLTFLFAEVIAQVVNFFVQMKWVFKSDSSFKDAAWKYAILAVVIVVVNLVLPGYVTSLCQGWGMGAGIAGTIASVVNTLLAVIVSYPLLKFWIMPKNKDAKAADAK is encoded by the coding sequence ATGACCGAAACCACCGCCGACAACAAGCAGCTTGGCCCGATCCGCCAGTGGATCAAGAACCATCCGACCATCTGGGAGTTCATCCTGTTCAACGTCCTGTCGAACGTCTCCACGATCTCCCGCTTCGTGGTCACTTGGATTGGCACTGCGATCTTCGTCACGGGCATGGGCCTGACCACGCCGTTCTACTTCCTCATCTTCAACTATCCCGAATCCGGCAACGGTCTGGGCGGCTTCCTCACCTTCCTCTTCGCCGAGGTGATCGCGCAGGTCGTGAACTTCTTCGTGCAGATGAAGTGGGTGTTCAAGTCCGACTCCAGCTTCAAGGACGCCGCTTGGAAGTACGCGATCCTCGCCGTGGTCATCGTGGTCGTCAACCTCGTGCTGCCGGGCTACGTCACCTCGCTGTGCCAGGGCTGGGGCATGGGCGCCGGCATCGCCGGAACCATCGCCTCCGTGGTGAACACGCTGCTCGCGGTTATCGTGAGCTACCCGCTGCTCAAGTTCTGGATCATGCCCAAGAACAAGGACGCCAAGGCGGCCGACGCCAAGTAA